The following are encoded together in the Cicer arietinum cultivar CDC Frontier isolate Library 1 chromosome 2, Cicar.CDCFrontier_v2.0, whole genome shotgun sequence genome:
- the LOC101503462 gene encoding uncharacterized protein gives MKLKPHHLHLHHNPTSFFSNYKHHEILYTISEAINNTIQTNNNNNNFTNSQTKTSLPDYSLNPTLKRIIPSLTSHHITNLINLNPLSLSPQSLFSFFNYLASRPPFRHTLHSYTTMAHFLSSHNMLSQTHSLFIFVVSKMGHHSSHSLFSSLLQTTPTHYRNQRSFLVFDALITAYTDSGFIEEAIQVLRLMKNKKFQIPLRGCEYLLSHVMKLKQPGPCWEFYLEVLDYGYPPKVYLFNILMHGFCKVGDVENARMVFDEIPKRGLRFTVVSFNTLISGYCNNRNVKEGFVLKAVMESEKIFPDVFTYSSLINGLCKASRLDEANLLFDEMCGRGLVPNGVTFTTLIDGQCKDGKIDLALKNFKTMKDRGVRPDLVTYNALINGLCRVGDLKEARKLWEEMSQNGFKPDKITFTTLMDGCCKDGEMESALEIKDRMVEEGIELDDVAYTALISGLCRDGRVCDAERMLRDMLSAGHRPDDPTYTMVIDSFCKKGDVKMGTKLFKEMQSDGRIPGVVTYNALMNGLCKQGQMKNAKMLLDAMLNLGVVPNDITFNILLDGHCKHASSFDFDIFSGEKGLVSDYASYTALVNESNKISKDHLKS, from the coding sequence ATGAAACTAAAACCTCACCATCTCCATCTTCATCACAACCCAACCTCATTTTTTTCAAACTACAAACACCATGAAATTCTCTACACTATCTCAGAAGCCATCAACAACACCATCcaaaccaacaacaacaacaacaatttcacCAATTCTCAAACAAAAACATCTCTTCCTGATTACTCTCTCAACCCAACATTAAAACGCATTATTCCTTCTCTCACTTCTCATCACATAACAAACCTCATCAATCTCaaccctctctctctctctcctcaATCCCTCTTCTCTTTCTTCAACTACCTCGCTTCTCGTCCACCTTTTCGTCACACTCTCCATTCCTACACCACCATGGCCCATTTCCTCTCTTCCCACAACATGCTCTCACAAACACACTCTCTCTTCATTTTCGTTGTCTCAAAAATGGGTCACCATTCTTCTCATTCCcttttctcttctcttcttcAAACAACACCGACGCATTATCGTAACCAGCGTTCTTTTCTTGTTTTTGATGCTTTGATCACTGCTTATACAGATTCTGGATTCATAGAAGAAGCAATTCAGGTTCTACgtttgatgaaaaataaaaaatttcaaattccgTTACGTGGTTGTGAGTACCTTTTGAGTCATGTGATGAAGTTAAAACAACCTGGGCCTTGTTGGGAGTTTTATTTGGAGGTTTTGGATTATGGGTATCCTCCAAAAGTTTATCTTTTCAACATTTTGATGCATGGGTTTTGTAAAGTTGGTGATGTTGAGAATGCGCGGatggtgtttgatgaaattccTAAGAGGGGTTTGCGTTTTACTGTTGTTAGTTTCAATACTTTGATTAGTGGTTACTGTAACAATAGGAATGTTAAGGAGGGTTTTGTGTTAAAAGCTGTTATGGAGAGTGAAAAAATATTTCCTGATGTTTTTACTTATAGTTCTTTGATCAATGGGTTGTGTAAGGCGAGTAGGTTGGATGAGGCGAATCTTTTGTTCGATGAAATGTGTGGGAGAGGATTGGTTCCTAATGGTGTTACTTTTACGACTTTGATTGATGGACAATGTAAAGATGGAAAAATTGATTTGGCATTGAAAAATTTTAAGACGATGAAGGATCGAGGTGTTAGACCGGATTTGGTTACATATAATGCGTTGATCAACGGGCTTTGTAGGGTTGGAGATTTAAAGGAGGCTAGGAAGCTGTGGGAGGAGATGAGTCAGAATGGTTTTAAGCCTGATAAGATCACTTTCACTACTCTAATGGATGGATGTTGTAAAGATGGAGAGATGGAATCGGCGTTGGAGATCAAGGATAGAATGGTTGAGGAAGGGATTGAGCTTGATGATGTTGCTTATACTGCACTTATATCTGGACTATGTAGAGACGGAAGAGTTTGCGATGCTGAGAGAATGTTGAGGGATATGTTGAGTGCTGGTCATAGACCCGATGATCCGACATATACCATGGTTATTGATTCTTTTTGTAAGAAAGGCGATGTTAAGATGGGGACCAAGTTATTCAAGGAGATGCAGAGTGATGGACGCATACCGGGAGTTGTCACTTATAATGCACTGATGAATGGACTTTGCAAACAAGGTCAGATGAAAAATGCTAAAATGTTGCTTGATGCAATGCTTAATTTGGGAGTGGTTCCAAATGatattacttttaatattttactagATGGTCATTGCAAGCATGCAAGCTCTTttgattttgacatatttagTGGTGAGAAAGGACTTGTCTCAGATTATGCTTCATATACAGCACTTGTCAATGAGTcgaataaaatttcaaaagatcACCTAAAGAGTTGA
- the LOC140919483 gene encoding uncharacterized protein — protein MEKRFEKSDKAETSSLLQNLISMKYQGKGNIREHIMMMSNIASKLKGLKLELSDDLLIHLVLLSLPSQFSQFKVTYNCQKEKWTLNELISLCVQEEDRLKQDRTESAHFTSISKDKGKRKRIEEPKNKAAAKGPEQKKQTKDNNCFFCRSSGHVKKDCAKYHAWRVKKGLPELPKA, from the exons atggaaaaacgctttgaaaaaagtgataaggctgaaacaagttctttgcttcagaatttaatttccatgaagtatcaaggcaagggaaatataagagagcacattatgatgatgtccaacattgcttctaagcttaaaggtctaaagcttgagttgtcagatgacttactcattcatttagtattgctgtctcttccttcgcaattcagtcagtttaaggtgacttataattgtcaaaaggagaaatggactcttaatgagctcatttcattatgtgtgcaagaagaggacaggctgaagcaagataggactgaaagtgctcactttactagcatctctaaagacaagggcaaaaggaaaagaattgaggagcccaagaacaaagctgctgctaagggtccagaacaaaagaagcagactaaggataacaactgcttcttctgcaggagttctggacacgtgaagaaggattgtgccaaatatcacgcttggcgtgttaagaaag ggttgcctgaacttccgaaagcctag